One Staphylococcus ratti DNA segment encodes these proteins:
- a CDS encoding D-alanine--D-alanine ligase, with product MSKEALCIIYGGKSAEHDVSILTAQNVLNAIDKAQYHVDIIYITNEGVWRKKENITDEITDINTLHLDESREGEISSMLTQSSQGGRYDAVFPLLHGPNGEDGTIQGLFEVLDLPYVGNGVLSASSSMDKLVMKQLFAQRGLPQLPYVSFLRSEYEKYEHNILKLVQDKLEFPVFVKPANLGSSVGISKCENEAQLIQGIEEAFLFDRKLVIEQGVNAREIEVAVLGNDYPETTWPGEVIKDVAFYDYKSKYKDGKVQLSIPADLDEEVQMTLRNMAVEAFKATDCSGLLRADFFVTEEDQIYINETNAMPGFTQYSMYPKLWENMGVSYAELITKLITLAKARHQEKQKNKHKID from the coding sequence ATGTCAAAAGAAGCTTTATGTATTATTTATGGCGGTAAAAGTGCCGAACATGATGTATCCATCTTAACTGCGCAAAACGTACTCAACGCAATAGATAAAGCGCAGTATCATGTCGATATTATTTACATTACAAACGAAGGTGTTTGGAGAAAAAAAGAAAATATTACCGATGAAATTACCGACATTAATACGTTACATTTAGACGAAAGCCGAGAAGGTGAAATTTCATCAATGTTAACACAAAGTAGCCAGGGTGGCCGCTATGATGCAGTGTTCCCATTATTACATGGTCCAAATGGTGAAGATGGCACAATTCAAGGTTTATTCGAAGTGTTGGACTTACCTTATGTAGGTAATGGTGTACTATCGGCATCAAGTTCAATGGATAAATTAGTGATGAAGCAGTTGTTCGCGCAACGTGGCTTACCACAATTACCGTATGTTAGCTTTTTACGTAGCGAGTACGAAAAATATGAACATAATATCTTAAAACTCGTTCAAGATAAACTTGAATTTCCTGTATTTGTAAAACCAGCTAACCTAGGTTCAAGTGTAGGGATTAGTAAGTGTGAAAATGAAGCACAGTTGATTCAAGGTATTGAAGAAGCATTTTTATTCGACCGTAAACTCGTGATTGAGCAGGGTGTGAATGCGAGAGAGATTGAAGTTGCAGTGCTAGGTAATGATTATCCAGAGACGACATGGCCAGGTGAAGTGATTAAAGATGTCGCTTTTTATGACTATAAGTCTAAATATAAAGATGGTAAGGTCCAGTTGTCTATTCCAGCAGATTTAGATGAAGAAGTCCAAATGACGTTAAGAAACATGGCGGTAGAAGCTTTTAAAGCAACAGACTGTTCAGGATTACTACGTGCAGACTTCTTTGTAACTGAAGAGGATCAGATTTACATTAATGAAACGAATGCAATGCCTGGTTTTACGCAATACAGCATGTATCCTAAGTTGTGGGAAAATATGGGCGTATCCTATGCGGAATTAATTACAAAATTAATCACACTTGCTAAAGCACGTCACCAAGAAAAACAGAAAAATAAGCATAAAATCGATTAG